The DNA region AAGCATACTTGACTGGAATTTTAGGATTGAGCAAGAATTGATGAAGtttgtgagctttgatttcaggttcTACCTGTTGGCACCATATGAGATAGTTGTCTGGATCAAGCTTTGGAGTTGGCGGAGAGCGCATGAAGGTGCAACCTGCTGCGCTGGTGTGGGAGGATCAGAGGCCTCAGGATCGAAGGGAGCTTCTACTGATACCATGTTCAATTCTCAATTTAGTTTTCTCAAATTCTGTTTTGCATTACTATCGCTTGAAACTGATTACAAAGTGATTGAGATCTATTTATAGATTCATAGATCTCAATTTAGTTAGTTACAAGGCTCCTTAAATCTAGGGGCatagtttcctagattttaggAGTTAGTTAGGGGTAGTTATATGAGTTTCCTAGTTATATCATAGATCTCACGGGGTAACATAGCAGTAAGCTTATGTGCTCATGTTTTAAATTGGTTATCATTCAGATTTAAGAGGTTTGTGGTTCTGCAAATTTTCAAGAAAATGGCGGCACCTAGGCAAGGAAGTAAAAAAGGATACAATTTTTTTCGTTCTTTCTTTAGGGTATGTTTGGATTATATAAAACTAACGGAGCGGAACAAAACGGAATAGAACGGAGCGGAACAAAACGGAATTGAATGGAGGGGAACAAAATGGAGCGGAATGGAATATAAACTCCATTCCATTGTTTGCATATTTTACGATGGAGTAAAACTAATATCTCATTCCATTATAATcttattatttcatttttatccTTTACTTCAAAAACATTAATATGATTAATGAAAGTGAAAATTTAGAGGACAAATTTGTAATTTTGTTACTAATTTATTCCATTCCATTGGATACACTCCAATTTGAAAGGAATGAAAATGGGTTAAAATAGTGGTATTGGAGAGAATGAGTTCCATCACATTCCATTCCTTTTTTGTACTCCCTTCGTCCCATAATGAGTTAGGGGTGGCAAACGGAcatgcccgccccgtttaggTCCGCCCCGCGAAAGCCCAAAAAAATGGGACGGGGCGGAGCGGGacggtcatagttgaggatgtgggtCTAAAActtaggcccgccccgcaaaaaagtgagggcgggaCGGGGAAATTAcgcgggcactgcactctttaagtctaaaaatgcaaaaaattatGTAAATGcacgtgcccgcaaaagcccgcgagAAAAACAGGGTGGGGCGGACACATTAAAGGGTGATTACCTGCCCCGCACtaaagtgcgggcaaaacggtCATGCCCAGCGGGCCGGACCCGTTTTACCATCCCTATAATGAGTGACTCAGTTGACCATTTCATATAGATTAAGAAAAAAGAATAAATGGAAGGGAGAAaatgatatttttactaaagTACCCCTTATCAAGTATTGAGAATCATGAAAGTAATATTCCCTCGATTCTACAATGAGTGATCTATTTAGAATAAAAAAGTGTCCCAAAATAAATGATCCATTTCAACTTTCAATACACTTTTTCCAATTGTACTCTCTAATTAATATCACTTTAATCATTCTCAATATTTGACAAGGGCCctttagtaaaaatatcattctctctttcatttattcCTTTTTATTAATCTGTGTGAAATGGTCAACAGTATTCATTGTTGACGGATGGAGTATTAATTAGAGGgtagaattagaagaagtgtaTTGAAAATTGAAATGAATCATTAATTTTGGGACACCTTATTATTCCAAATGGATCACTTATTGTGAGACGGAGGAAATAAAACTAAACAATGGAACATGACACCATTTCATTCCATCAATTTCCTTCAACCCCATAAGACCCTTAATGGGTAAGAGTTCACAAGGGCTATAACTTTACTCGGTACTAAACATCATGTAAAATACTTAGATAGTTCTGTAGATCTGAAGCTGACAAAAAAAAACTCAATAGCAAGCCATATAACAAGTGATCAGCAAGTTTATATCAAATAGAAAGTTTAtaataaaccaaataaaataaaaatgagaGAAAATATCCATAGCATAGAGGTTTATTATTTTGATAAGTAGATGCTAATATAACCTAATTTTGCAGTAACTGATCCTGAAATGAAGCATGACCCCGAACTTTTTTCAGATTCCACTTAACTAGAAAAATGCAAATTTCTGGTCTTGCAAGTAATAATTGCACGAGGGATAAGTCTTGTATCAgtatattttcaaattttctcTTTGAACAGTGTGTGCTTTAACAGCACCTTGCTTAGCAGTTCGGCATTCTCGACATGGTGATAGAAAAGACATAATTTTCTGGCAAAACCCTGTTCTCTTCATAGTgttttgcttgtttgtatgtttgCTTGCTTTGCCAAGTTCATGATATTTCATACTGCTGCCTGTTTTTCCGCTCGACATTTCACTACTGATATGACTTGCTAGTAATGATCTCGAGGAACTGGTTGGAGTTACAATCAAATTCTGAGTTGTTTCAAACGCAAATGCTTGTGGCTGAAGTTGAAGTTGACCATTGGAAATAAGCTGATCAGCAGGTGTTATCTTGATTGGACTGACAGGTGAATTCAAGTTTACTTTCGGGTTAGTAAATTCGAACTCTTGGTCATGTTTGCTTACCTGGAAGTGTTTCGCCTGCTTAGGAGAAGGGAGGTTTTTCTGTTGGTCTTGAATTGAAACAAGGCCACTAAAAGAGAGCGAGTCCATTGAAATGCTATCAGACACAAGTTTTGTAGGAGGCTTGTTTCCCTTCATGGTATGCATTGATTCATGATCCGAAATGGCTATATCGCTTGAAAACTTATACATGCCGAAACTTGCCTTCATCaaattgttttatttttcttgACCCCTTTGAGAAAGAGGAA from Lathyrus oleraceus cultivar Zhongwan6 chromosome 1, CAAS_Psat_ZW6_1.0, whole genome shotgun sequence includes:
- the LOC127081929 gene encoding uncharacterized protein LOC127081929; its protein translation is MKASFGMYKFSSDIAISDHESMHTMKGNKPPTKLVSDSISMDSLSFSGLVSIQDQQKNLPSPKQAKHFQVSKHDQEFEFTNPKVNLNSPVSPIKITPADQLISNGQLQLQPQAFAFETTQNLIVTPTSSSRSLLASHISSEMSSGKTGSSMKYHELGKASKHTNKQNTMKRTGFCQKIMSFLSPCRECRTAKQGAVKAHTVQRENLKIY